The sequence ATGTACTGCAATGGCTGTATCGCCAAGCATAGTCTCCGGACGAGTAGTGGCGACGACGATCTCCTTCGCCCCATGCTTACCGGCGGCCTGTTGCGCAGCCGCGCTCAGCGGATAGGCAAATTCGTAGAGCTCGCCGCGGTACGTTTCGTCATATTCGACTTCCAGATCAGAAAGCACGGTATGGGAAACCGGATCCCAGTTGACCATGCGCGTGTCGCGATAGATCAAACCTTCGCGATACAGATCGACGAAGACCTTGCGCACTGCGTGCGACAGACCCTCGTCCATTGTAAATCGTTCGCGCGACCAATCGAGGGAAAAGCCCATCCGACGCTGCTGTCGGGCAATGGCGCCGCCCGAGGCGTGCTTCCACTCCCAGACGCGCTCGATGAATTTCTTTCGGCCAAGCTGATGGCGATTCAGCCCTTCAGCAGCCAGATTCTTTTCGACGCGGACTTGCGTGGCAATGCCAGCATGATCGACGCCAGGAATCCAGACACAATCGCGGCCGCGTTTGCGAGCAGCCCGCACCAGTACGTCCTGGATGGTCTGGTCGAGGGCATGCCCAACGTGCAGCTCGCCGGTAACATTCGGCGGCGGAATCACAATCACAAAAGATGCGGCGTTGCGCGACCGATGGTCAGCCAGACGCTCCGGCCGAAAGGCCTGGGCATCCTCCCAGATACGGTACCAGCGTTCTTCGGTTTTCTGGTGCTCGTAGCGCGAGCTGAGCTCATGGGCCATGATTGGACAGCTGCCGGCAAAAGTGGCCGGCGGCAAAGTGGAAATCCATCCGCAGCCGCGCGAATTCGCTCAGCGCATCAGGGATTCTTCGGCGGATTCGGCGGCCTCGCGCTGGCGGCGCAACAACTCGCGGCGTTGTTCGGCGCTGTAATTTTCGTGTAACGGATCGCAGGGGGATGTGCGCGGATCGTCTTTGATTTCAAACCAGCGCTGGTAGTTGACGCGCCCCTGATCGGTCACAAAGTCTCGTTCAAAAAAATGGGTGTTGTCGTCGTAGACATTGACCCCGGCGTCGCATGGGTCCGGATCGCTGATGCCTGCGCTCCAGATTTGATGGAATATGTCGCACGAGTTGCCGCAGATGAGGATCGCGGCAAGGGAAGCAAGTAGAAGGCCGCGAACGGTCATATCCTAATGAAACTCAACCCAGCAGGTTCAGCAAGAGTCCTTTTTGTGGAGCGCCCCGGCCGCTGAAGGCTCGGTCCTGGTAGATGTTGTCTTGCTGCTGTCGCCCGCGCCATTCGCGCAAGGCCTCGCTGGAATCGATCGGAGCTTCAAGCGCGCTGCTGAAGGCGCTGATCAGGCGACCCTCGGGACGGCCGCGCACGGCCTGTACCGCTTCCACCGGGCTGTGGGAGTACTCCAGCACCGGGTAGGCATACCAGCCGGGAATGCGACTGGCGTTCATCGATCCGCCCTCGATTCTCACTCTTGATGAATCGGCTGGTCGGCGGCTGACCTCAAGCCACATCAGTAAAAAAAGGTCTGTTACCTGGGTATCGGGCTTTCAGCTTTCACTACAAACTATTTTAGTTTTCAACGGTTTCGGATTCGCCGCTGATCTCTTCTGCTTCGCTGTCCTCTGCAAGGCCTTCTTCGCCCTCCACATCCTCGGACAGATTTTCTCCTTCCAGATCTCCGCCCTGTTCCTTTTCCAATTTGCGCCGCTTCTTTTCTTCGAGCTTAGCTTGCTTCTTCTCTTGTTTACGCTTTTCGCGCGCCCGCTTTTCGAATGAATAGTTCGCTCTGGCCATGGTTTACTCCAGGGGGCGTCGCCCGCTGGACGGCGCAGAAAGTCTAGAAAACCGGCGATATTTTGCGCTGCAGAGCGCGAAATCCGGGCGTCCTGTTGTTACAGGACGCCCGGCAGGCCGGCGCACAATCAATAGTCGCGACGACCGCGTCCGCCGCCGCCATGACCGCCGCCATGGCCGCCGCCATGGCCGCCGCGTCCGCCGCCACCGCCCCCGCCGCCTTCGCGACGACGTTCCTGGGCTGCATCAACGCGGATCGTGCGGCCATCCAGCTGCGCTCCGTCCATTTCAGCGATCGCCTGCTGTGCGGCTTGCTCGTCATTGAAGCTGACAAAACCAAAGCCGCGCGAACGGCCGGTATCGCGATCCACGACAACCGTTGCTTCGCGAACCTCGCCAAAGCGCGAGAAGGAGCGGACGAGCGAGTCGTCGGTGGTATCCCAGCTCAACCCGCCCACAAATAGTTTCTTCGACATCGTATCCTCCATCGGTCCCGACGAAGTCTCTCTACTCGAGCGCACCTACATTCGACTCAGACTGTGCACTCGCACCCACGATGTCGCATGAAGCCGGGAATCCGTCTTGTACGAGCACGATTTGGGGAGGGCCCCGGATCGGCAACATTTTTGCCCGGCGGCAAATCCGGCAATGCCGCCGACAGAGTGCAACATTCTGAAGGGCTTGACCGCCGCAGGCGGAGGTCACAGAAGCCGGCTGTGAGTCGCTCGGGCTTCCGACTGCCACCTCGGGACTGGACCGGCATCTGCCTCTTGCAAGCTGCGGCGCTGGCGGCGGTCGCCGCATTTTCCAGCGCTTGCCAAGCGCCCTGGGAGCGCACGCCCGGTCCGCGTGATCGCAATGACTTGCCGATCCGCGTCAGCCAGGTTCGCGGGGCCGTCTACGCGGCAGAGGACTTTAATTACTGGAAAAACAATACGGCTTTTTACGTCGACCAGAGCGGCATCTTTTTCTTTGACGCCGGTTGGTCTCATCGCAGCGCGGGGGCTGCCATCTGGAAGTCAGCAACTGCAAGCGTAGCCGATTTTCAATCGGTATTGCTTACGTCCTATCCTGTGGACCGTAGCGGCGGGCTCTGGGAATTTCGCCGACACGGCATTCCGATCATCATGAGCGCCGACACTTCTCGACTGATCCGACGCTACTGGCAGCCAATGCAGGAACAGATGGCGCACACTTTTTCCAGCTGGCCGCAAACGCCAGAAGCGGAACTGCCATCACAGCTATTTCAAGGCCGGATGAAGTTGCTGGGCGGACGAATCGAGGTCATTCAATTGCCTCCCTCCGTTGCTCCCGATGCATCGGTGGTCCTCTTCGTAGAGGAACGCGTGCTCTACGGCGGCGCACTGCTTGGCGAGCCGCTACTCTGGACCCGACTGGCCGACGCCGAGGGCGCGCAGCGCGCACTGGATACCATTGCCGCCCTGGACTGGGACCTTGCCATTTGCGGGCATGGTCGCGCAGTACAGGATCGCGAAGTTCTGACGCGGATGCGACAGGTCTTCCGGCAATTGCCAACGCTCAATCGGGAATGAAGAGATCCAGCACAGGTTCGAGGCGCCGGCTGCGGATTCGACGAACCTTATCGAGCTGCACTCCATTCAGCAAGGTGCGCGCCTGCAGTCCCTCATCCGGAAGCAACGTTTCGCCAAGGACGCTTTTCACCAGCCTCTGGCGCGCCAGGAATACCCGGGCCTGATAATCCGGGTCCATATCTTCATACAATGCATCGTGCAACATCCCGCGCCTCCTTGCGCTGAAATCATCCCTTTGGTCTTTTTACAGTCCGACTCGCGTCCGTGCGAACTCGGGCTGATGTACAGATCGGCTGCGAATCCCAGGACTGTAGGAAAAAAGCCGGCAAAAAAAGTGGAAAAGGGGGGATAGAATCTGGTGACAAATTTCGTCCAGCGCCCGCGCCGAATGAAACAGGCGACGAAGCAGGCGGCTACCGCGCGAAATCCCTTGACCGGCGGCCCGTGATCCGGACAACTCGGGCCCATGCGTACCAAGTTTGTTGCAGGTAACTGGAAAATGTACAAGACTCCCTCGCAGGCCGAGCAGCTTGCGCGCGAGTTGAAGGAAGCGCTGAGCGGCGTCAGCGGCGTTGAAATTGCCGTCTGTCCTCCGTATACCGCCCTGGATCGCGTAAAGAAAACGCTTGGCGCGGGCAATATTCGAGTTGGGGCGCAAGATCTGCACTGGGAAGAGCAGGGCGCGTTTACCGGGAAAATTAGCTGGGATATGCTGCAGGATATCGGCGTGGATCTGGCAATCATCGGCCACTCCGAGCAGCGTCAGTATTTCCACGAAACAAACGAGACAGTAAACAAAAAGACGCGCAAGGCGCTGGAAAAGGGGCTGCAGCCAATCATCTGTGTTGGCGAAACGCTGGCTGAGCGCGAATCTGGACGACTCTATGAGGTCGTCGAATCTCATGTGCGCGGCGCTTACGATTCAGTGAACGCCGCCGATGCGGCGCGCACTGTGATAGCTTACGAACCGGTCTGGGCTATTGGCACCGGCAAGACAGCTACGCCAGCTCAAGCCCAGGAGATGCATGTATTCATTCGCGGCCTTCTGGTGAAGATGTACGGCGACGCATTGGCCAGCGGCCTGCGCATTCAGTACGGCGGTAGCGTAAAGCCGGACAATGCCAGAGAACTTTTCTCGCAACCGGACATTGATGGCGGGCTGATTGGCGGCGCCTCGCTGAAGACAGCGGACTTTTCAGCTATCGTTCGCTCGGCGCAGTGACAGCGCTTCTTTCCTCCCATTCGGCGCCGGTGAGTCCATCAAATAGGACAACCCGGTCGCCGCGCAGCCGGTAGGTATAGATTGGAAAGAGCGGATAGTTGGGTTCGGCATTGCGCAACCACTGTCCGGTCCAGGAGTCCGTAAACGGTTCGCTGGAAAGCGCGCCCAGCTGTAGCCGCGCCGATGCTACCGACGATCGCTGCGAGAGTGCGGCAAGCATGAGATCTCGGAAAAGAGGAAAGTCCGGTGTCGCCAGACCGCGTCCGCCGCCGTACAAGAATGCCTGACTTCGAATCTGCCGGCCGCCAAGTCCGGCCACAGCCAGAACGGGCGCTCGTTGCGACAGCTGCTCAATCGCCTGCGCTACCTGACTTTCTGTAGCGGCGCCTTCGTAGTGCATCCATAGAACATTGTGTTTTTCGCCGTAGGCTTCGAGCATCTCCAGTGCGTGAGAGCTTGCCGCGGCCAGCGTTTCATCACTGCTATCGCTGCGCGATTCTGTGACCTGACATCCGCCATCCAGCTGACTGCCGCGCCAGTCGGGAGAATCGGGAACGGTGCAGATCGTGCGGTAGCCACGGGACGATAGTTCTGTAAAGATGGAGGGACCCTTGATTCCCCGGCGCTCGTCGACGCCATCGATCCCTTGAAACAGGGCGCGCAAACTGCGGCGGCTTTGGTCCGAAGGCGCCAGCAATGGAAAAAATCGCGCGCTTCGCTCGCCGTTTAGGCCGCCGCTTTGAGTTTGCGGAAGCGAGCACTGACTCATTGTTAGCAGGATCAAGTTGCCGCTGGCGGTTGTATCCGGCTCCTGCTGCGCCAGCTGTGATACCGGTCCGGATGGCGGCGTCGATTGGCCCTCAATCTGACAGCGATCTCGAAAATCGGCGCGGACGCAGGGATTGGCGTCGTCCGGATCTCGGCCTGGCCAGGCGGAGTTGCCGTCGCGGTCCCTGTCCAGCAGGTATCCGATGGCGCTGACCAGTTCACTGGCAGCGCCGCGCCCGGTCGCAATGCCGCCCAGAGCTCTCGATGGCGATGGATGAAGCATGACGATCAGCACGGAAATCGATGCCGCAGCCAGGGCAGCGGCGGTCAACAATGCCGAGCCGCGCAGCGCCGCACGTTGCCGTGCCAGGGTGGGCAAGCGGTGACGATACAGGGCGAAGGCCGACAGCGACCATTGGTTTAACATTAAAATAAAGAAGACGCCGGGCAATCCCTGTCGGGCGTCGCCGCCAAAGTATACTCCGTCAAAGGCGGCGCTGGGTTGCGAGCTGGCAGTCCACAAACGCTCCAGCATCCAGAGCATCGCTGCGCTTGCGGCCAGTGCTGCGCCTCCCGCGAGCAGCGGCGGCGTTACCAGCAGACGTTCGTAGTTGGGCGAAAGCTGAAGACGGTAGCGAATCTGTAGATTGGCAAACAAGAGAAATGCCGCCAGCAGAAGCCCGAAGAGCAGGATAGCAAAATCCGATAGATCGCCCACGGCCACAGCGTGGGCCTGGGGCAGGAGCAGAATTCGCGCCAGCAATGCCGAAAAGAGGAGAAAGACGCTGTTGTAGCCCCGCAATTGAGGCAAGACGCCGACCAACAAAGCGCCGGCCAGAAATGAAAGCGCCAGCGCAACTAATGCGGCCAGGCTTGCGCCCAGGGCTTCATCGGCAGGCAGGTGACGAAGGGCTAAGTCCAGACTTGGCGAGCCAATCAGAAAAAAGGCGGCGAGGCCAGGCGCAACTCGACTGCTGATTCGTTCTAAATGCGATGCCAGCGCGGCGGCCAGTCGGATCATCGAATAAAGCAACTGAAAGAGAAGGGCGTAGCTCAGGGCGCCGAGCGCCAGAAGTGAGCTCTGGTAGATCGCCGCCGCGAGTGCATCAGGGGCGCCGCGGAGTATCAGCAGGCCGGCATCGGGTGCGGCCAGAAGCAATAGGGCCAGAAAGGCAGCGTTGAAGCCAGCCAGCAGAGGGGCCCACAAAAAAGGAAGGTGTAAGGGTTCCTGTCCCGAACTCATCGAAGGTTGAGGGTGTGCGGTCGGGAAACATAGAGCGCTCGGGGCACGCCGGAGATTTCCCAAAGCTCTCCTTGAATGATGATCGGCCCGGGCGCGCTTTGTGCTCCGGAAATTTCGAGGATCAACTCTCCCTCGCCTCGATCTTGATCAAAAAAAGGCCGACCCCTGATAGCCAACGGGGACGCCGAAAGGAGCCGGCGGCCGGCGCCTGATTGCGCAGCCTGTCGCAGCGCCTGAAAGGTTACCTCAAAATCCTTACCGCTTGCCTGGTATCGAAACCGGACGCGGATTCGCCTTCCTTGGGATGATGTGCCCAGATCTTCCAGCTCCAGAATTTGCAGAGTTTCGGCAGACAACGCGGGAGTTCCCTGGTCAATCTCCGATTCGCCGGTCGGCGTCTCGGCAACGTCGCGTACAACGCTTTGCTGTATTGCAGCTTCAAAATCTGTATGATTGCGGACATGGAAATATCTTCCTCGCCCCTGGCGAGCAATCTCGCCCAACTGCAGAGCGGTTTCGGCATCCACTGCAAGTCCAATGACATTGACCTGCACGTTCGCGCCGCGCAATTGTAGCGCGGCTGCTTCTGCACCGGGATTGCCGCCGCAGCTTTCGGCGCCGTCCGAGATCAAGACAATTAGCAGTCCGGGGTTCGACGGGACCAGTGCTGTACCGATCAGGCGCAGCGTGTTGGCGATGGGCGTGGCGCCTGCTGCCGCCATATTTTGAACCTGCAGATTGATCCGTTCATGATTACCGATGGCGATGGGATTGTAGAGCCGCTGCGAGCTGCAACCAGGCAGTCGATTCCCGTAGGCAGCCAGCCCGACAGGCACGCTTCGATCGAGTCGCGAAAGCTGTTCTTCCAGCATCACGCGGGCTGCGGCCATGCGAGTAACGCCGCCGAACATTTCGTTCATTGACCCGGACGCATCCAGAATAAAGAGCACCGGACGCCGATCGCTGGAGCGGCCGGACTCGACCTCGCTGGAAGCAGGATGCAGAGCAAATACAGTCAGGCACAGAGCGACCAGCACGTACGCGCCTGCAATCTTTCCTGTTCTTGTTACGCCCATGGCTTGCCTGTCAGCGGCTGAACGTCGGCCAACATTCAGACGCACGACGCTTGCAGGTACTAACGGCAGAAAAAGCCGGCAGCCTGAGCGCGCCGGCAGTCGGAATCTTTGGTTCATTTGATTGACGCCGCATAGCAGGCGGAGGGGTATCCGCAATGGCCGTTGAAGTAAGCGAAGCAAACTTTAAGAACGAAGTCCTTGAGGCATCGCAGAAGACCCCGGTACTGGTGGATTTCTGGGCTGAATGGTGCGGCCCGTGTCGCATGCTTGGCCCGGTGCTCGAAAAGCTGGAGAAGGACTACAAAGGCCGGTTCAAACTGGTGAAAATCAACACCGACCTCAATCCCAATCTGGCAATGGCCTTCCAGATCAGCGGCATTCCCGCCGTGAAGTTGGTGATTGGCGGTCGGTTGGCCTCCGAATTTACCGGCGCGTTGCCGGAACCGGCGGTCCGGAAGTTCCTGGATCAGCATTTACCGGCCGCCGGACTTGAGGGACAGGAAGAAATCGGCGAAGAGGACCCACTGGGCGCTGCCGAGCGAGTCCTGACTGAAAAAACAGAGGGCCCGGAGGCTTCGCGGGCCCTCTGGAATGCTGCACTGCTTTGTTTCGCATCCGGTGAAGCGCCGGCTACCGCGCTTCGCTTTCTCGAGGGGATTCCGGAAAGCGGCGCCAGCGAGTCCGAGGGCCGCAATGGGCTGCGCAGATTGCTGGCCGAAGGCTCTGAAGCCGATCGAGAAAAACTGCGCACGCTATTTCAACCGGGTCGCGAAGAGGAAGCGCTACAATTCTTTCTGCAGCGCGTGGAGGATGCGACCGTCGAGCAACGAGCGGATGCGAAAGCAGGACTGCTGCTTTGCTTTCACATACTGGGTAGCGCCAGCAATCTGGCCAACCAGTACCGGCGCAAACTCGCTGCGCTTCTCTTTTGACTCGCGACCCCGTGCGCTCGCAAGCTATAGGCGCCCTCTTTGTCTGTTTGGGCAATATCTGCCGTTCGCCCGCGGCCGAAGCAGCCTTCCGATTCGCGGTTCGACAAAGAGGCTGGCAGAGTCGCTTTCGCATCGATTCCTGCGGCACTTCTGGCTATCACGATGGCGAAGCAGCGCATTCAGTGACGCGCCGCGTAGGCAAGGAGTTTGGCCTGCAGGTCGACTCAATCTCCAGGCGACTTCAGGCGCGTGACTTTGCAGAGTTCGACTATCTGCTGGCGATGGATTCGTCAAACTACCAGGAACTTTGTCGCCGGGCGCCGGACGATGCGGCGCGCCAAAAAGTTCTCATGTTTCGCCGATTTGATCCACAATGGAGCGGCCACGGCAATCCGCCCGACGTTCCTGATCCCTACTATGGCGGTCGCGAAGGCTTCGTTGAAGTACAGCAAATCGCGCTACGTAGCAGCGAAGCTTTGCTTGACTGGCTTGCCGAAACACATCAGCTGTAGTCATGCAGGCGAGCCAATCCGCCGACTCTGCAGTTCGCTCCGCGCGCGGTCCCCTGCAGTGCAGCGCAATAGCGACTCCAGTCGGTACAATTTACCTGGAGGCGGATCCTCAGGCAATACGTCGCGTCAGTTTCATGGCCGCTGGCGTCATCGAAGCTGAAATCGTGCGTCCGGATGAACCCAGCTGCTATGACCACCTCAGCGAGTGCGCTCGTCAGCTGCTTGAATACTTCCACGGCCGGCGTCGTCGCTTTGATCTGCCCGTTGACTATGAAGGCACCGGCTTTCAGCGCGACGTCTGGGAGAGTATGCGATCCATTCCATTTGGAGAAACGCGTACGTCGAATGAACTAGCCGCAGCCCTGGGCCGGCCACGAGCGGTACGCGCAGTGGGTCAGGCCAATCATGTCAATCGCTGGATGATTCTGGTGCCGTGTCACCGCGTGGTGGGACAGGCCGGGAAACCTGCAGGATTTGCCGCGGGCCTTCCGTTGCAGGTGAGGTTGCTGGAACTGGAAAAGAAGGCCAGCCTCAAGGCCGAGTGATTTGTCAGTGAGCCCTGGCCAGCAATGCCTGGCCGGTCGTTTCGTCGCTGACGATTTCAATGCTTCCGCCGCGACCAATGGCCATGGCCTGGGCCGCTGGCAATCCGCGGCAGCATTCAACTGCGCCATGGAAGACGGTGATGCGAATGGTCCGCTTTCGGGCATGCGCTTCGGTGTCGCAATGCAGTCTAAAGTGAGCTTCGCCGATTCCATCCTGGAGCGATGCCGCGATCGCCGTCGCCCGTACGCGGCCGATCTTGAAAAAGAATCGTTTCTGCGGCTGTTCTGCTGAGAGACGCACTTCAGCGTCGCCGCCGTGCAATTCCCATTCGACCTCCTCAGCCGTGTTACGATTGAGCGAGATCCTGCTGCCGGAATTTAGGTTGATTTCGCCGGATTTATCCAATCCGGTTAGCATCAAGATTCGGTCGCCCGCAAAGTGGGAAGCAAGCTGTTCGCCCTCTGACACCGGCGCCAGACCGCGCCAGGCGTGCATGCCCGCGCTTTGCGATAGAGCGAGAGTGGCAGCAATAACTGGAGCAAAAACCAGTGCAGCGGCAATGGCCCCGAGACGTTTCCAGTTCAGTGTCAGGGAATGATCTGCAGGGCGTGAAGCGGCGCCGGCAATCGGTTGAAGCGCATAGAGACGACGGGCAAGCTCCTGGCAGTGCGCGCAGCGAAGTATCTTGTTGCGGATTCGCTCGGCATCCAGGCTCGAAATCAGTCGACCGCGCGCCGGTGTTGGACGGCCATCTGCGTCGATGGCGCCGCTCCTCAGATAGAGGCCGTCATACAACGTGATGTGGAGTTCATCGTTTGCTTCGTTGCGCGTAGGATCCATTTTGTTTTTCCTGTTTCGGTCGGCGCCAGCGCCTGTGAAAAATCAGCGGCGCACTGTGGCGCCGATGTCAGACAGCGGCCTCCGCAGTGACGCCTGCCTTTCTCAGTTCCGATTCCAGCTGGATGAATAACTTCTCGATCATACGTCGCACGGTGCGTTCCGACTTTCCCAGGCGCTCCGCAATTTCCGTCTGTCGTACGCCGCTTTCCATCAGCAAGTGCAGCAACAGGACAAATTGTCCCTGCGCATCCATCCGCGCAGCGATGGCGAACATCCGGTCGCCAAGCTCTTCTTGAAACAAAAGGTCCAGCGGGGATTGAGCAGCGATTTCTGGCGCGGCGGGCTCTTGTTCATTATCGAGAGCGGTGAGCCGTCGATTCTTCCGGCAGCGATCAACCCAGATGTTTCGCGCAACTTGAAAGAGCCAGGCCAGCTCTTTTCCGCCGCTGAAGCTCAAGCCCTCGTGGTGCTTGATAAATCGTTCAAATGTCTCCTGAACGATATCGTCGGCTTCGTCCTGGGCGCCGAGCTTCAGCAGGAAACGACGGACCGCTGAGGAATGCGCCTGATAAACGCCCTCAATATATGAATCTGCGCTCATGGTCTCCGGGCTTGTCCTATCGGACGCCTCCGGCGCTGCTGGCAGCAAGAAAAAAATGTCCGCTTGGCCGGTCATGGTACGTTGTTCTAACGCAGGCGGCTGGGAAATGCGGACAGCTTTTGTCGCCCAGTTCCTGCTCCTCTGATTGTGTTGACAGCGCTTTTGAGGCGACTTCCGTTGAGTGCAGCCCCCGGGCCGAATGGCCCGGGGTTTTTTTGCTATGGATGCCGTATCCATCTACGAAGTCGGACCGCGTGACGGCCTGCAAAACGAACCCAGACCGGCGTCCGCCGCGCAGAAGGTCGCCTACATTGAGGCTCTGGCCGATGCCGGGCTGCAGCGGATCGAGGCCACGTCTTTTGTGCGCGCCGGCGTTATCCCTCAGCTGTCCGATGCAGACGAGGTCTATCGCGCCCTGCGTCCCCGGACAGATGTGCGCTACATCGCACTAACGCCCAATCGCAAGGGAATGGATAACGCCATCGCCTGCGGCTTGCAGGAGGCGGCAATCTTCACTGCCGCTTCCCAGACTTTTACGCGTAAGAATATCAATGCCAGCATTGAAGAGAGCATCCATCGCTTTCGAGAGGTAGCTGCGCTTGCTGAGGAGCGCCGGATTCCGCTGCGAGCTTATGTTTCCACCGTTGTGGAATGTCCCTATGAGGGACGAGTGCCGCCGGAAGCAACGGCCGATGTCTGCGCTCGGCTCTTCGACCTCGGGGCCTATCAGATTTCGCTTGGCGAAACAATCGGCGTGGCCGCGCCGGACGAGATTGCACGATTGCTGGAAACATTGCTTCGACGCTGGCCAGCGGAGAATTTCGCCGGACATTTTCATGATACGCGGGGCACTGCCCTGGCCAATGTGTTTCGCTCCCTGGACTTTGGCTTACGAGCGTTCGACGCCAGTTCCGGCGGACTTGGCGGCTGTCCCTATGCTCCTGGCGCTGCGGGCAACCTGGCGACAGAAGACCTGGTATATGCCCTGGAGCGCAGCGGATACCAGACTGGCGTGAATCTCGAAAAGCTTAGCGATGCCACAACCCTGATCTGCGCCGCCTTGCAGCGCTCTCCGGCCTCGCGCGTGTATCAAGCCTTGCGAAAGCAAAAGGACGCTTCGCCTTCGTCCAGCTGAGCTTTGTGCGCCTCCATCCTCGGCCGGCCATGACTGCGGAAACGCTGTCGACGGCGCACGCTGGCCCCTTATCTTGGAAATCATGTCCGTTGCAGTGCTGGCCTCCGGCGGCGTCGATAGTTCTCTGGCCCTGCAATTGCTGCGTGAAGAGGGACGTTCGGTCACAGCCTACTACTTGAAGATCTGGCTTGAGGATGAGCTGGACGATCTTGGTCAGTGTCCCTGGGAAGAGGATCTGGAATTCGTAGAGCGACTTTGCGAACAGTGCGGCGCAGACCTGGAAATCGCGCCACTGCAGCGAGAATATCGGGAGCGAATCATCGAATATGCCCTCTCCGAGATTCGCAATGGGCGAACGCCCAATCCGGATATTCTTTGCAACAGCCGTATCAAGTTTGGCGCATTTTTTGATTTCATCTCCGATCGCTACGATAGCGTTGCGACCGGCCACTATGCAGGCCTGCGCAGTTCCGGCGAACGTCGCCTCTTGATTACTGCGCCGGATCCTGTCAAGGACCAGACTTACTTTTTGGCACACCTCAGCCAGGCCCAGCTATCGCGAGCGCTCTTTCCAATCGGCAGGTTTCGCAAGGGCGAGGTTCGAGAGTTAGCCAGAAAATACAAACTCCCTGCGCAAGATCGCAAGGACAGCCAGGGACTTTGCTTTCTCGGGAAGATTGACTTTCGCGAATTCATTCGGCGACAGCTGGGCGAGCGGGCGGGCGAGTTGATCGAACTGGAAAGCGGAAGAAGCCTCGGCGAACATCGCGGTCATTGGTTCTACACGATCGGCCAGCGGCAGGGGTTGCGTCTTTCGGGGGGGCCATGGTACGTTGCAAGTAAAGACATTGAGAGAAATCGGGTGCTCGTTTCGCGGCGTTACTACGAAGCGGACAAGCCGCGCGATAGATTTCGGGCCGCCGCACCGCACTGGATCAATGCCGCGCCCCCGGATGGACAGCGGCTGCGCATCAAACTGCGTCACGGCGAAGGCTCACACTACGGGCGTATCGATTCACTGCACGATGGAAGCTTATTGGTTCAGCTGGAGGAACGCGATCAGGGAATTGCGCCGGGCCAGTTTGCCGTTTTCTATGATAGCGATGTTTGTCTGGGTTGCGCCGTCATTCTGGAGGAAAGCCTGCATGGAGAAGCTTCGTGAACGCAAGACATGCGCTTGTAACGGGAGTCTCCTCGGGACTCGGGGCCAGTCTGGCAGGCGCATTATTGGACCGCGGCTGGCTG is a genomic window of Leptospirales bacterium containing:
- the mnmA gene encoding tRNA 2-thiouridine(34) synthase MnmA, whose protein sequence is MSVAVLASGGVDSSLALQLLREEGRSVTAYYLKIWLEDELDDLGQCPWEEDLEFVERLCEQCGADLEIAPLQREYRERIIEYALSEIRNGRTPNPDILCNSRIKFGAFFDFISDRYDSVATGHYAGLRSSGERRLLITAPDPVKDQTYFLAHLSQAQLSRALFPIGRFRKGEVRELARKYKLPAQDRKDSQGLCFLGKIDFREFIRRQLGERAGELIELESGRSLGEHRGHWFYTIGQRQGLRLSGGPWYVASKDIERNRVLVSRRYYEADKPRDRFRAAAPHWINAAPPDGQRLRIKLRHGEGSHYGRIDSLHDGSLLVQLEERDQGIAPGQFAVFYDSDVCLGCAVILEESLHGEAS